Proteins found in one Oryza glaberrima chromosome 4, OglaRS2, whole genome shotgun sequence genomic segment:
- the LOC127771912 gene encoding pentatricopeptide repeat-containing protein At1g05670, mitochondrial-like: protein MLASCRRVRLRFRSALATAAASPVEASISTSDSDVDPESHGPADATLLRRRMRASAAEGNLAAALDALALLRPAPAGAHDYNALLHAYLRSGQAAAQHVAAAEHVAAVLCHMRSVGPAPNALTFNTAFNGLLRLGHLDASHAVLEEMWSRCGFVPSFTTVDRLIKKAVSGSNFELALKVFDLMLSLCYFPTLPIANAIVSILLKSGSAEIAYEVFMVLVNRKFVPDVYMYNQILFGLCKSGCSNKALTLFCNLKKRGLSLNVYSYTALVLGLCKEKMWADAYRALEKMCDEECKPSVVTYTVIVNFLCRDGKIDAAMHVFRMACKNGCCLDSTICNVLLHALCCEDRIPEARVIVDLMEEAGLVPDYFTISSLAAGFLKTGDVMTCQNFIRMVCNRSNHVDIITWNIYLHSLCCDGQVKKALALVSGMMERGLVPSTTTYNTILKGFCMELDLQGALQMLDHFSSTGVPCDSVSFNTILSAACRQQNASVIRMVLYRMHVEGINLDAISMTCLLRYFHKCGKFAESVNLVESLRIQGSLLFVHGT, encoded by the coding sequence atgcTCGCCTCatgccgccgcgtccgcctgcGCTTCCGCTCCgctctcgccaccgccgccgcctcccccgtcgAAGCTTCCATTTCCACCTCCGACTCCGACGTGGACCCCGAATCCCACGGCCCCGCGGATGccacgctcctccgccgccgcatgcgGGCGTCGGCCGCCGAGGGGAACCTGGCCGCGGCGCTGGACGCGCTCGCCCTCCTCCGGCCCGCGCCCGCAGGCGCCCACGACTACAACGCCCTCCTCCACGCCTACCTCCGGTCCGGGCAAGCCGCCGCGCaacacgtcgccgccgcggagcaTGTAGCCGCCGTGCTGTGTCACATGCGCTCCGTCGGCCCGGCGCCCAACGCCCTCACCTTCAATACCGCCTTCAACGGGCTGCTCCGGCTAGGCCACCTCGACGCCTCGCACGCGGTACTCGAAGAGATGTGGTCTCGCTGCGGATTCGTGCCTTCGTTCACCACGGTGGATAGACTCATCAAGAAAGCTGTTAGTGGCTCTAACTTTGAACTTGCACTGAAGGTGTTCGACCTAATGCTCAGTCTGTGTTACTTTCCGACTCTCCCTATCGCCAATGCCATTGTCTCGATTCTATTGAAAAGTGGCAGCGCTGAGATTGCATATGAGGTTTTCATGGTGCTTGTAAATAGGAAGTTTGTGCCAGATGTGTATATGTACAACCAAATTCTGTTTGGTCTTTGCAAGTCAGGTTGCAGCAATAAGGCATTGACTCTGTTCTGTAACTTGAAGAAGAGAGGACTCTCTCTAAACGTTTATTCGTATACAGCATTGGTCTTAGGATtatgcaaggagaagatgtggGCCGACGCATACAGGGCATTGGAGAAGATGTGCGATGAAGAGTGCAAACCCTCTGTTGTAACATATACCGTAATTGTGAATTTCCTCTGTAGAGATGGTAAGATTGATGCTGCGATGCATGTTTTCAGGATGGCATGCAAAAATGGCTGTTGTCTTGATAGCACCATATGCAATGTGCTACTCCATGCACTCTGCTGTGAAGATAGAATACCAGAAGCTCGGGTGATTGTTGATTTGATGGAGGAGGCAGGATTGGTCCCTGACTATTTCACCATTTCTTCTCTGGCTGCTGGCTTTCTGAAAACTGGGGATGTCATGACCTGTCAGAATTTTATACGAATGGTATGTAACAGGAGCAATCATGTGGATATTATCACTTGGAATATATACCTCCATAGCTTATGCTGTGATGGGCAGGTTAAGAAAGCATTAGCTTTGGTTAGTGGAATGATGGAGAGAGGACTTGTACCATCTACTACAACATATAACACTATACTGAAAGGCTTCTGTATGGAGCTGGATCTTCAGGGGGCATTGCAGATGTTGGACCATTTTAGCTCTACTGGTGTTCCCTGTGATTCAGTCTCCTTCAACACTATCCTCTCTGCAGCCTGCAGGCAGCAGAATGCTTCAGTTATCCGTATGGTTCTCTATCGTATGCATGTGGAAGGAATCAACCTTGATGCCATCAGTATGACATGCTTACTCCGGTACTTTCACAAATGTGGGAAGTTTGCTGAAAGTGTTAACCTTGTTGAGAGTCTGCGAATTCAGGGCAGCCTACTGTTTGTGCATGGTACTTGA
- the LOC127769291 gene encoding uncharacterized protein LOC127769291 — translation MQHADDDMPTHRRWADLHAGLVSRVADLCALRGYASCRAVCASWRAALPPPTSRPLAPVADTASRHGPLSLAVCSVHAQRWSRLLGLRQPSGLANATGASRCVGARDGWVVLAAANAKGAAAAAASVVLLFNPVTGVEIPLHASLYDPNCERAPAASTSPAPKVVFSPCPTARDLAAVSICRPNRLAVQRTTDGHSSALVLDTAALMDSDDLADVAFDGNGRVAYCLTRHGAVHVLRLNRRRHRGRLRPIEIEPLVAGAVFPSPYDTIARFTDAKNLVLCGGALYQVWRRPSGAGSAVAPAGICDQQLLRIPEGAVFVLRYEPPASAAAGGSRRPPCWSESKDLGGHAVFLGANDAAAAARCGDGAAELMRGDCLYYWASRAEGDYEAFVYSMADRMSTRLPPATGGVSSPLWYFLPAGAANVEATTTTAMEAASEEVSVAVITV, via the coding sequence ATGCagcacgccgacgacgacatgCCAACCCACCGGCGGTGGGCCGACCTCCACGCCGGCCTCGTCTCGCGCGTCGCCGACCTCTGCGCGCTCCGGGGCTACGCCTCCTGCCGCGCCGTCTGCGCCTCGTGGCGCGCggcgctcccgccgccgacctcgcggCCGCTCGCCCCCGTCGCCGACACGGCGAGCCGCCACGGGCCACTGTCGCTGGCCGTCTGCTCCGTCCACGCGCAGCGCTGGTCccgcctcctcggcctccgccaGCCGTCGGGGCTAGCCAACGCCACCGGCGCCAGCCGCTGCGTCGGCGCGCGCGACGGGTgggtcgtcctcgccgccgccaacgcgaagggcgccgccgccgccgccgcgagcgtcGTCCTGCTGTTCAACCCGGTCACCGGAGTGGAGATCCCGCTGCACGCGTCGCTGTACGATCCCAACTGCgagcgcgcgccggcggcgtcgacgtcgccggcgccgaaggTCGTGTTCTCGCCGTGCCCCACGGCGCGTGACCTCGCCGCGGTGAGCATCTGCCGGCCGAACAGGCTCGCCGTCCAGAGGACAACCGACGGGCACTCCTCCGCCCTCGTCCTGGACACCGCCGCGCTCATGGAcagcgacgacctcgccgacgTCGCCTTCGACGGCAACGGCAGGGTGGCGTACTGCCTGACGAGGCACGGCGCCGTGCACGTGCTCCGcctcaaccgccgccgccaccgcggcagGCTGCGACCCATCGAGATCGAGCCACTCGTGGCCGGCGCCGTCTTCCCCTCGCCGTACGACACCATCGCCCGGTTCACGGACGCCAAGAACCTGGTGCTCTGCGGCGGCGCGCTGTACCAGGTGTGGAGGCGGCCGAGCGGCGCGGGctccgccgtcgcgccggccgGGATCTGCGACCAGCAGCTGCTCCGCATCCCGGAGGGCGCCGTCTTCGTCCTGAGGTAcgagccgccggcgtcggcggcggcgggggggagccgccggccgccgtgctggTCGGAGTCGAAGGATCTCGGCGGCCACGCGGTGTTCCTCGGGGCgaacgacgccgcggcggcggcgcgctgcggcgacggcgcggcggagctgATGAGAGGCGACTGCTTGTACTACTGGGCCAGCCGCGCAGAGGGGGACTACGAGGCCTTCGTGTACAGCATGGCGGACAGGATGTCCACGCGgttgccgccggcgaccggTGGCGTGTCGAGCCCGCTTTGGTACTTCttgccggccggcgcggcgaaCGTGGaagcaacgacgacgaccgccaTGGAAGCTGCATCAGAGGAAGTGAGCGTCGCAGTTATTACAGTATAA